Sequence from the Methanosarcina siciliae T4/M genome:
CGTTCGGCCAGGCGTTGATTGTTGCTTTAATATCGGAGTTGCTCAGGCTCAGGAGTTCGTCCTTGCAATCGTACTTGATCAAATATACTCCATTTCCACAACAGTCTACGTTAGAAGAGGGATTAGCTGTATTAAGGTTTACAGTTCCAAGTGCTTGTGGAGAACTATCATCGAGCTTGCTCAATGTAGCATTTGCAAAACCTTCACGGGTTGCCTTTCCTCCCCAGACTCCAACCTTCAGTTCAGCCCACACGATACCATCGGTCGGGACATCCGAAAAGTTGGTGACAAAAGTGTTGGATTGATATGACGTGCCTTGAAGCCCGGCATTGTCTCCGCAGCTAACGTAAACTTCACCTAATACTATACCTGTTCCATTGTCTACGGTTTCCAGGGGATATCCTTCGTAGCTGTAATTTGCACTTGCTGGTATACAGAGCATGCAAAACATTAAGATCCCAAGTCCTAAATACAGACCCGCTTTATTTTTCATTCTCGACATTTTCATTTTTACTTACTCCTTTTATCTACTTTTTTTGGTCATCTATTGCAAATTGTCCCCGCATTACACAAACTTCCATTGTACTATCCCATCTTCGACGATTTTATGAGGGGGTTCGCCGAGAGATACTGTCCAGTAAAGGCATACGAAATAATACAATGGAGAGCCTGGAGGCAGGGTTTCCTTTAACTTCTTTTACCCTTAATTCCAGGTTTTTTTCATGCTCTCCGATTAGCCCCTTCAGCTAACCGATAACCGGTTATCTCCCCACCGGCCCGGCTTCTCTAATAAAGACTCAGGTTGTGTTTTTTGCGATATTAGTCCGCTGGCTTTTTTACGACCTATCAGCACAATATTGATTTTATATCCATCCAGTACAAAAACGAGAATCTTACTTTAAAATGGAAAAGTAATGACCCCACATTCTGAAAACCAAACCTGTATGAATAAATATTCCTTTTTACCACAAATTCCCCGGTTGTAAAGAGTCTATCCGCAAAGTCAATAATGGAGTGTTGCAAAGTTACAACAGATCTATAATATCCGAATGGCCGCTCCGGTTACACATGTTGTAAAAGTTGCAGCAGGTCGTAACACTTTTTGGACAGACTCTAAAATTATGTGCGTATTAATCTTATTTAATATTTTGCTATAATATGTGAAATATAGTAGTATTATAATCAATAATTATGCTTAATTTTAATTTTATTCACATTAATTATGATTGATTTAAACAATAATCACACTTAATTGCTTATTCTCTTACTAACTTTCTAATATCCAAATCGGAAACGATAATTCTTCCTGAAGTGGGCTGATCAATCTCAGTTCTGGAAACTTCTTTTTTTATCCGTCTGCCTCGCCTTAAATTGAAAAAAAGCATCAATGAAGGTTATCGAATAAAATTGATTCATTTTCATATACGGGAAAGGGAAGACACATTAAATAGGGATAATACAATTAATTGTTTTTTCTCTGGCTGAGTACGGTACGGGCATTAAATAATAACTATTTCCTATTATCTAATAACAAAAATATTAATAAAAATAACATTTAATTGGATTAACTTGATAGAAAATATTAAATACAATGCATTAATACATATAGTTTCAGAAGCGTTTCTAAAATATAGAAACGTCTTCTGAGATAATGAGCAGTTTAATACCGAAGGTTTCCTGCCTGCAGAAGAAGTTTAAAGCAGGTAGGGAACTGACGGTGTAGGGCGAAGCCAGATAAATTGTCCTTTTGCCCAATATCAAGTATTTCCTACAATCTTTTCTGAAGTATTTTCTGGCTATCGCCTGAAAACTGTGGTTATTCTGAGTTTTTAAGGTTCTTCGGTTTGAACGGGGGGTAGTTACACTCAATTGCTCTCAGTTTTAGTTGCTTTTTGTTATCCCTACTTATTCCTATCTTTTCGTTTTCAGCTTTGTGTTTTCCTTTTTCAGTGAAGGAAAGGAAACAAATCCTTACCCTATGACTACTGTATTCTATTCACCTCTTTATTTATCCTCATTTTTCATTGGTCATCGGGTAAGGAATTTTCTTGCCTGAAAGCTGTCGAGTTTACACCGGAAGGCTGCCTGCTAACTCTAAAGTTTTTCGGGAATTAGTTTTCCGTACCCGCGTTTTTATGAGCAGCCCCCGGATACCAGCTTTTCTCCTGCAAGGAGTGGATCAAAGACAGATAAAAATCTCTAAGTTTTTCTTCATAGCCTTCAATTTCTGCCAGAAAACCAGGCTCTTTTCCCTCAAGACTCTTGGTTGCGGTTGACTCCAGGTTTTCAGCAGATTCTTTCAATTTTTCCCTTGCTCTTGTAACTGGAGCCGCACTCATGTTCTTCTCAGTTTCGTTCGCTTTCTCACCTGTCACGGCAAAGTGAGAGAAACTTGTGGTTTCAGCTTCCAGATAAAGATATTCTACATCCTCCTTCACTTTCTTCGTAAGCAAAGGATTCCATTCCTCGCCGTCAAAGTATGCCAGAGCAATTGAATTTACATCGATATCTTTTTCCCTGACCCATGTTTTGTCCACATTGAAACCTATAACTGCATTTTCGATATTTTCCGGTGTTGCAACACCTTCGTTTCCGACCCAGATATTCAGGTAGTTGTAGACTTCACCATCAGGCGTGTCTGGAGTAAGGGCAGAACGCTCTTTCAACACCTCAATAATGGTTGTGACCTTTCCGAGGGTTTTTTTAGCATCAAATTCCACATATTTTACGCAGGTGGCATCCTGTGTAAAATTAAACCTGACACGACTGCCACTTGTTATATACTGCTGTGAGAGTTCTCTGGCTTCTACGTTGCTGGCGGGTTCCGGAGATCCACCTCCCCCTCCGGAAGAACTGCCTCCGGAAGAGCTCTTCTTGGAGGAACTATCCTCTGAGCTTGAAATCTCGATATGGACAGGAATCATAATCCCTGTTCCAACATCTCCGCCGGGTACAGTACATGGGATTTTTATCTTGCAGTCTACATCCTCTTTAGCCGAAGCCGGAACATTGAGCGTTACCTTAACTTTTTTATTTTCCCCTGCACTCAGCTCAAAAGAAGAGACAGAAAATGTAAACCAGCCACTGTAAGTGCTGTCATCTATGAAAACGTTATATGTTGCAGTTTCAGTCCCTGTGTTTATCACATATAACGACTGCTCTGCCGAACTTCCCGGAGCAAGCATGTAACTCATGTTACCGGGGCTTGCCCCGATTCCTATGTCAGAAGCGGTCGCAACGACCTGCATCGAGACCATAAAAGCAATGATTAATAACACAACTTTCATTCTCATTCATAAACCTCAAGATTTCCGGGCTCCTGTTATGATCGAATTTCTTCACGATCGGACTGGGATTCTAAATTATTTTTTTCTGCCGGATTTATATCTTAAATTGAACTTCCGTTGATTGTAATGTATGTTCAGTTACTTTGTAATTTATGTTTAGTCCATAATTTATTTACAAATATTACCTATCTTGAGATTCTTATATTAAAATTATTTGTTTTTGTTTTATTTTGTCTAAAATAGAACATCATAGTATTTATTTAGCACATATTTTGTGTTAATTATTTGTTAATAATTAATTGAAACCCTTCTGAAATGTCATCTTGTTCCTGCCCATCCCAAAATCAAAAATTCAGTATTCTGAGATGGATTCCAGAGAATTTTCTGCAAGAGTTATAACCCTCCGCTTCAGATCCTCAAGATTTGTAAAAAACCCGGTGTACTCTCCTGAAAAGAGTTCATGCTGAAGCTTTCTCCCGAGTTCGTCGTCCATTTGGGGCTTTAGACGCAGGACCAGAGACCCTGGGGCATAGTT
This genomic interval carries:
- a CDS encoding PGF-pre-PGF domain-containing protein, yielding MRMKVVLLIIAFMVSMQVVATASDIGIGASPGNMSYMLAPGSSAEQSLYVINTGTETATYNVFIDDSTYSGWFTFSVSSFELSAGENKKVKVTLNVPASAKEDVDCKIKIPCTVPGGDVGTGIMIPVHIEISSSEDSSSKKSSSGGSSSGGGGGSPEPASNVEARELSQQYITSGSRVRFNFTQDATCVKYVEFDAKKTLGKVTTIIEVLKERSALTPDTPDGEVYNYLNIWVGNEGVATPENIENAVIGFNVDKTWVREKDIDVNSIALAYFDGEEWNPLLTKKVKEDVEYLYLEAETTSFSHFAVTGEKANETEKNMSAAPVTRAREKLKESAENLESTATKSLEGKEPGFLAEIEGYEEKLRDFYLSLIHSLQEKSWYPGAAHKNAGTEN